One Malania oleifera isolate guangnan ecotype guangnan chromosome 9, ASM2987363v1, whole genome shotgun sequence DNA segment encodes these proteins:
- the LOC131164385 gene encoding uncharacterized protein LOC131164385 has protein sequence MRERDFLSSLLEQIPFQANNSPSTVAAVIHFCLTMEIAKFQRFVVQKQCRRMCSTISACTRHKKHPSTRGKSSFWSLTMILRRSSSVSKNGGYCVDQKRKLYTFSGSDRRFGEFRVFPRIEVFRISSCRFGPFSYEIYFEYKVHPCVGPSR, from the exons atgAGGGAAAGAGACTTTCTTTCATCCTTGTTAGAGCAGATTCCTTTCCAAGCCAATAACTCGCCCTCCACTGTAGCAGCAGTGATCCACTTCTGCTTGACCATGGAGATTGCCAAGTTCCAGAGGTTTGTGGTCCAGAAACAGTGTAGAAGGATGTGCTCTACCATTTCTGCCTGCACCAGGCATAAAAAGCACCCATCAACGAGAGGTAAGTCATCGTTCTGGAGTTTGACAATG atccttcgccgttcatcatccgtttccaaaaacggagggtactgcgtggatcagaagaggaaactctacacttttagtggatcggatcgtcgtttcggagagtttcgggttttcccaagaatcgag gttttcaggatctcgagttgtcgttttggaccgttttcgtacgaaatttatttcgaatataag gtccatccgtgcgtcggtcctagtagataa
- the LOC131164387 gene encoding uncharacterized protein LOC131164387 codes for MGAPEPPVGEGVGNEEARENREEKKLEDAEGGEEERDMEKGEVGVRAKMVPSNPLQPSMLQRLNPTNPLRIFINAASPRAPTPSRSVPRSTPTPQQSLTTLNSRAYTNRISLFLFVFHMVLAIGLVCFLLFKGIQGLLQAGPTRRKEKRVLEYFLPQVEVASFLSITLAFSWQKAVREWPKFMVYFILWSTFIISLAAGILLICFQKPSTDCVGVVFIGFAIGNGLYACWVTQRIKFCTKVLLKSLEPVSKFPDLNQPTYWMLGVGFMWMSLWILAVIGALNFYLPPLIIIGLVLSLAWTAEVMRNVANLTVSRVIALYYLRGMQANTQFCFQRALSRNLGSACLGSLYVPGIEALRIVARALNLLEGEDEFMFSCAHCCLRVMETIFKFGYGWAFVQVAAYGKNFVKASQDTWELFQKQEMESMVDSDMTSAVCFLSGVCSGSICVIVVASWTASVHRSYIATLSLLSFFVGYLMTRIAMALPHACVSCYYVCYAENPNNRLFENDKTIPDRLGVIKSGQDAVVPTPRVPHRFR; via the exons ATGGGTGCTCCAGAGCCACCT GTGGGAGAGGGAGTGGGGAACGAGGAAGCGAGAGAAAACAGAGAAGAGAAGAAATTAGAAGATGCAGagggaggagaagaagagagggaTATGGAGAAAGGGGAAGTGGGCGTTCGAGCAAAAATGGTACCGAGCAATCCCCTGCAGCCTTCAATGCTCCAGAGGTTGAACCCAACAAATCCTCTGAGGATTTTCATCAATGCTGCCTCCCCAAGAGCTCCAACTCCTTCCCGTTCTGTCCCTCGCTCCACACCAACCCCACAA CAATCACTAACAACACTAAACTCAAGAGCTTACACGAACAGAATATCTCTGTTTCTATTTGTATTTCACATGGTGCTTGCTATTGGGCTAGTTTGCTTTCTTTTGTTCAAGGGAATTCAGGGTCTACTGCAAGCAGGGCCAactagaagaaaagagaaaagggtatTAGAATATTTTCTGCCCCAAGTTGAGGTTGCTTCTTTTCTGAGCATTACTCTTGCCTTTTCATGGCAAAAGGCAGTCAGGGAATGGCCTAAGTTCATGGTCTATTTCATTCTATGGAGCACTTTCATCATCTCCCTAGCTGCAGGCATCCTCCTAATTTGCTTCCAGAAACCGTCCACCGATTGCGTCGGAGTCGTCTTCATCGGCTTCGCCATCGGGAACGGCCTTTATGCCTGTTGGGTCACTCAGAGAATCAAGTTTTGCACAAAGGTTTTGTTGAAATCGCTGGAACCCGTATCGAAATTTCCCGACTTGAATCAGCCCACATACTGGATGCTTGGGGTGGGATTCATGTGGATGTCTCTGTGGATTTTAGCTGTGATTGGAGCCCTAAATTTCTATTTACCCCCACTGATCATAATTGGATTGGTTCTGAGCTTGGCTTGGACAGCAGAAGTGATGAGAAATGTTGCTAACTTAACTGTTAGTCGGGTAATAGCTCTGTATTATCTCAGGGGAATGCAGGCTAATACTCAGTTTTGCTTCCAAAGAGCGTTGTCTCGGAATCTCGGGAGCGCCTGCCTCGGGTCGCTCTATGTGCCTGGAATCGAAGCCCTGAGGATCGTCGCCCGGGCTTTGAATTTGCTCGAGGGAGAAGATGAGTTCATGTTTTCTTGTGCACATTGCTGCCTCAGAGTCATGGAAACCATCTTCAAATTTGGTTATGGCTGGGCTTTTGTGCAG GTTGCTGCTTATGGAAAAAATTTTGTGAAGGCATCCCAGGACACTTGGGAGCTATTCCAGAAGCAAGAAATGGAATCCATGGTCGACTCGGACATGACCAGCGCTGTCTGTTTCCTCTCTGGCGTCTGCAGCGGCTCGATCTGCGTCATTGTAGTAGCTTCTTGGACTGCCTCGGTGCACCGGAGCTACATCGCCACCCTCTCCCTGCTTTCATTCTTCGTTGGATACCTCATG ACCAGGATTGCCATGGCACTGCCTCATGCCTGTGTGAGTTGTTACTATGTCTGCTATGCTGAGAACCCCAACAACAGGCTATTTGAGAATGACAAAACCATCCCGGATCGCCTCGGCGTGATAAAGTCCGGTCAAGATGCTGTTGTTCCTACTCCCCGAGTCCCCCATCGGTTTCGATGA
- the LOC131164384 gene encoding N-terminal acetyltransferase A complex catalytic subunit NAA10 has protein sequence MRFCSYLARPATFPSRTLEENPQSETLTLESTMVCIRKATIDDLLAMQACNLLCLPENYQMKYYFYHILSWPQLLYVAEDYNGRIVGYVLAKMEEESSECHGHITSLAVLRTHRKLGLATKLMTAAQNAMEQVFGAEYVSLHVRKSNRAAFNLYAETLGYKIHDVEAKYYADGEDAYDMRKQLKGKQNHHHHHHHHHHHHQHGGGCCSGESRNDS, from the coding sequence ATGCGGTTCTGTTCTTATCTTGCTCGTCCAGCTACCTTCCCGTCCCGGACACTAGAAGAGAACCCCCAAtcagaaaccctaaccctagaatCCACAATGGTTTGCATACGCAAGGCCACAATAGACGACCTGCTCGCTATGCAGGCCTGCAACCTGCTCTGCCTGCCGGAGAACTACCAGATGAAGTATTACTTCTACCACATCCTCTCGTGGCCGCAGCTCCTCTACGTCGCCGAGGACTACAACGGCCGCATCGTCGGCTACGTCCTCGCCAAGATGGAAGAGGAGAGCTCTGAGTGCCACGGGCACATCACCTCCCTCGCCGTCCTCCGCACCCACCGCAAACTTGGGCTCGCCACCAAGCTCATGACGGCGGCGCAGAACGCCATGGAACAGGTGTTCGGCGCCGAATATGTGTCGCTCCATGTGCGGAAGAGTAACCGTGCGGCGTTTAATTTGTATGCGGAGACGCTGGGGTACAAGATTCACGATGTGGAGGCCAAGTATTATGCGGACGGAGAGGACGCCTACGATATGCGGAAGCAGCTTAAGGGTAAGCAGAATCATCACcatcatcaccatcaccatcaccatcatcatcagcATGGAGGTGGGTGTTGTTCGGGTGAGTCGAGGAATGATTCTTGA